In Malus sylvestris chromosome 16, drMalSylv7.2, whole genome shotgun sequence, the following are encoded in one genomic region:
- the LOC126606848 gene encoding probable aspartic proteinase GIP2 codes for MASSLHFLLFSSFLYTFSISQAKPYNQLNGLIFHVKKDVSTLQYVTEIHHGTPLVPTKLVVDLGGPFLWLNCASSSSSRLISQRSIQCLAAKPKPQDQGSNKKCDIFTENRITQVATQGDLLEDIMAVDQVTDGSKTGSKSITTVGYNFLFSCAPMFLLNGIASGAKGMLGLGRTQMSMASQISAQLSSKLQFIICLSSSNGVVLHENGHHSSNFRSKFPDSMTYTPLVNQVESPHEYIINLKFIKIRGKKMSLDIEEGKIKLSTIVPYTTMESSIYATFTKAYEQAAMSMNMTRVSPVAPFGQCFSSRKKDGTLVGPKVPVIDLVLQSELVKWRIHGRNSMVQVRNEVMCLGFLDGGLNLKTSMVIGGYQLEDTLLHFDVGASRLGFTQQSCSELRLDSAFKHTW; via the coding sequence ATGGCTTCTTCTCTGCATTTCCTTCttttctcttcatttctctACACTTTCAGCATTTCTCAAGCCAAACCCTACAACCAACTAAATGGTCTCATTTTCCATGTGAAAAAAGATGTGTCTACTCTCCAGTATGTGACCGAAATTCACCATGGCACTCCACTTGTACCCACAAAGCTTGTAGTTGATCTCGGCGGTCCATTTCTCTGGCTCAACTGTGCATCATCGTCTTCTAGCCGTCTGATTTCTCAGCGCTCAATCCAGTGCCTTGCAGCAAAGCCAAAACCCCAGGATCAGGGTAGCAACAAGAAGTGTGATATTTTCACGGAAAATAGGATCACCCAAGTGGCGACACAAGGGGATTTACTAGAAGACATCATGGCCGTTGATCAAGTCACAGATGGGTCAAAGACAGGATCAAAATCAATCACCACAGTTGGTTACAACTTCCTTTTTTCTTGTGCACCCATGTTCTTGTTAAACGGCATCGCAAGTGGCGCAAAGGGAATGTTAGGCCTCGGAAGGACTCAAATGTCAATGGCCTCACAAATTTCTGCCCAACTCAGCTCCAAACTCCAATTCATCATCTGCCTTTCTTCATCAAACGGTGTCGTCTTACACGAAAACGGCCACCACAGTTCGAATTTTCGCTCGAAATTTCCGGACTCAATGACatacacaccccttgttaaccAAGTTGAGTCACCACATGAGTACATCATCAATTTGAAGTTCATTAAAATTCGTGGGAAGAAAATGTCTCTGGATATTGAAGAAGGGAAGATTAAGCTAAGCACAATTGTTCCCTACACTACTATGGAGAGCTCAATTTATGCTACATTTACTAAAGCTTATGAGCAGGCTGCAATGTCTATGAACATGACTAGGGTTTCCCCTGTGGCACCATTTGGGCAATGTTTTAGTTCACGAAAAAAAGATGGCACGTTGGTCGGTCCAAAAGTGCCGGTTATCGATCTGGTGCTGCAGAGTGAGTTGGTCAAGTGGAGAATTCACGGCAGAAACTCGATGGTTCAAGTGAGAAACGAAGTTATGTGTCTGGGGTTTTTGGATGGAGGTTTGAACTTGAAGACTTCGATGGTAATAGGGGGTTATCAATTGGAGGATACCCTTCTACATTTTGATGTAGGTGCTTCTAGGCTAGGATTTACTCAACAAAGTTGTTCTGAGTTGAGATTAGACTCTGCATTTAAACATACATGGTAA